One stretch of Deinococcus ficus DNA includes these proteins:
- the modA gene encoding molybdate ABC transporter substrate-binding protein produces the protein MTPRLLLQAAGALLLLTAPPAHAAALTVFAASSLTDAFQEIGRTFDRQTGHRTTFQFAGSQVLRTQIEQGARPDVFASADDTQFVPLKQAGLIPAGQVFARNSLTVITPARSTLRTLRDLARPGVKLVLADPAVPVGKYSRQLLRALDGAPGHGPAYSRTVLANVVSVETNVRQVALKVQLGEADAGIVYRTDLTPALKLAVRQLPVPPALNPVASYPIGVLGSSAQPAAAQAFASFVRGPVGQAILRKWGFLSPR, from the coding sequence ATGACGCCCCGCCTCCTCCTCCAGGCCGCGGGAGCCCTGCTTCTCCTCACCGCCCCGCCTGCCCACGCTGCGGCCCTCACCGTCTTCGCCGCGTCTTCCCTCACCGACGCCTTCCAGGAGATCGGCCGGACCTTCGACCGCCAGACCGGGCACCGCACCACCTTTCAGTTCGCCGGCTCCCAGGTCCTGCGCACCCAGATCGAACAGGGCGCCCGCCCCGACGTGTTCGCCAGCGCCGACGACACGCAGTTCGTCCCGCTCAAGCAGGCCGGACTCATTCCCGCTGGCCAGGTGTTCGCGCGCAACTCCCTGACCGTCATCACGCCCGCCCGCTCCACCCTCAGAACCCTGCGTGACCTCGCGCGCCCCGGCGTAAAACTTGTTCTCGCCGACCCGGCCGTGCCCGTCGGCAAGTACAGCCGACAACTCCTGCGCGCCCTGGACGGCGCGCCCGGCCACGGCCCCGCGTACTCCCGGACAGTGCTCGCCAACGTCGTCAGCGTCGAAACGAACGTCCGGCAGGTCGCGCTGAAAGTCCAGCTCGGTGAAGCCGACGCCGGCATCGTCTACCGCACCGACCTCACGCCCGCCCTGAAACTGGCGGTGCGCCAGCTGCCGGTCCCGCCAGCGCTCAACCCCGTCGCCTCCTATCCCATCGGGGTGCTCGGCAGCAGCGCCCAGCCGGCCGCCGCGCAGGCCTTCGCCTCCTTCGTGCGCGGCCCTGTCGGGCAGGCCATCCTGCGCAAGTGGGGCTTCCTCAGCCCCCGATGA
- a CDS encoding TlpA family protein disulfide reductase gives MIVPDGLRLGPLALSWPSLTLLLGLVAWAALARFPGAGRAALITLITARLWAAVPGLDAGRPLLDNALDLVDVRRGDWAWLPGLAAGLLSLAVGPRGHGQVAARAVLVAVLAGALPGLLRPAGGGETGWPDTPLRTLRPSGQLEPATPVPSGRVVNLWATWCGPCRAELPLLEREIARGAPVELVNVGEAPAVVVAFLRRENLVLPTRVGGEALTPALKVTAFPTTLVVDAGGRVTARHLGPLNRAQLLRLVRAAQGPAASP, from the coding sequence GTGATCGTTCCTGACGGCCTGCGCCTGGGTCCCCTCGCCCTGAGCTGGCCCAGCCTGACCCTGCTGCTGGGCCTGGTGGCCTGGGCGGCCCTGGCACGCTTCCCTGGCGCCGGCCGCGCCGCCCTGATCACGCTGATCACGGCGCGGCTGTGGGCGGCTGTCCCCGGTCTGGACGCTGGCCGGCCCCTGCTGGACAACGCGCTGGACCTCGTGGATGTTCGGCGGGGCGACTGGGCATGGCTGCCCGGACTCGCTGCCGGGCTGCTGAGCCTGGCGGTGGGACCACGCGGGCACGGTCAGGTGGCCGCGCGTGCCGTCCTCGTGGCGGTGCTCGCCGGAGCGCTCCCGGGGCTGCTGCGCCCGGCCGGAGGCGGCGAGACGGGCTGGCCGGACACGCCGCTGCGGACGCTGCGGCCCTCCGGGCAGCTGGAGCCGGCCACACCCGTCCCGTCGGGGCGGGTGGTGAACCTCTGGGCGACGTGGTGCGGGCCCTGCCGGGCTGAACTGCCCCTGCTGGAGCGGGAGATCGCGCGGGGCGCCCCGGTGGAACTGGTCAACGTGGGCGAGGCCCCGGCAGTGGTCGTGGCGTTCCTGCGACGGGAGAATCTTGTGCTCCCCACGCGCGTGGGCGGGGAGGCATTGACCCCGGCGCTGAAGGTGACGGCGTTTCCGACCACGCTGGTGGTGGACGCCGGAGGGAGGGTCACCGCGCGCCATCTGGGGCCGCTCAACCGCGCGCAGCTGCTGCGGCTGGTTCGCGCGGCGCAGGGCCCCGCAGCCTCCCCCTGA
- a CDS encoding aminotransferase class I/II-fold pyridoxal phosphate-dependent enzyme, with protein MTMRPVHPSPQPTPASPLDFRRVVNPYGPDWTLLQAVRDADHAALPDPAYAAARRALAGLHHLDAAGVVPGLGLVDLVDRLIRAIGAGDGGLAMLGGPWDDVVPWLMARDTPAHQVALPERDADGRSPLSGLALDGVKLVLVRPPEFRAGCPWGARDWHALADRCAAAGAVVAVDESLAPFTARPVPGSLPGLVRLRSPGEAHGLPGVRAAYALLPAELAGRVAGLAAPSALPAGTLAVLEALPGAAGFLHETLPRVLQHAGSLAAALERFGDVQHAGGPVVALRLPGAEAARTALAARGLLLGGDEETLLACTRRPGENAALVAALAEHLGVGRGRQTESPAPAGSRVGRGVFRLTGRR; from the coding sequence ATGACGATGCGGCCGGTTCACCCCTCCCCCCAGCCCACCCCGGCGTCTCCCCTGGACTTCCGGCGGGTGGTGAATCCCTACGGGCCGGACTGGACGCTGCTGCAGGCGGTGCGGGACGCCGATCACGCGGCGCTGCCCGACCCGGCCTACGCGGCGGCGCGCCGCGCCCTGGCCGGACTTCATCACCTGGACGCGGCCGGGGTCGTGCCGGGGCTGGGACTCGTGGATCTGGTGGACCGCCTGATCCGCGCCATCGGTGCCGGGGATGGCGGGCTGGCGATGCTGGGCGGCCCCTGGGACGACGTGGTCCCCTGGCTGATGGCCCGGGACACGCCGGCGCACCAGGTGGCCCTGCCTGAACGCGATGCAGACGGGCGCTCTCCCCTGTCGGGCCTGGCCCTGGACGGCGTGAAGCTGGTGCTGGTCCGGCCGCCGGAATTCCGGGCGGGCTGCCCCTGGGGCGCCCGGGACTGGCACGCGCTGGCGGACCGGTGCGCCGCGGCAGGAGCGGTGGTCGCCGTGGACGAGAGCCTCGCGCCGTTCACGGCCCGGCCGGTTCCTGGCTCACTGCCGGGCCTGGTGCGCCTGCGCTCCCCGGGGGAGGCACACGGGCTGCCGGGTGTGCGGGCGGCCTACGCCCTGCTGCCGGCGGAACTGGCCGGGCGGGTGGCGGGGCTGGCGGCGCCGTCCGCGCTGCCGGCGGGCACGCTGGCGGTCCTGGAGGCGCTGCCTGGCGCGGCCGGGTTCCTGCATGAGACGCTGCCGCGCGTCCTGCAGCACGCTGGCTCGCTGGCCGCCGCTCTGGAGCGCTTCGGGGACGTGCAGCACGCGGGCGGTCCGGTCGTGGCGCTGCGGCTTCCCGGGGCGGAGGCGGCGCGGACGGCCCTGGCAGCCCGGGGGCTGCTGCTCGGCGGGGACGAGGAGACGCTGCTGGCGTGCACCCGCCGGCCGGGGGAGAATGCCGCCCTGGTGGCTGCGCTGGCCGAGCACCTGGGAGTGGGTCGGGGGCGGCAGACGGAATCGCCGGCTCCGGCGGGGTCGCGGGTGGGCCGGGGCGTGTTCCGCCTGACGGGCCGGCGCTGA
- a CDS encoding NAD-dependent succinate-semialdehyde dehydrogenase: MTLTLPDPVTRHQAYFAGAWRDAPATFEVRHPGNGQSIGRVADCTPEQARQAIDAAEAALKVWRKVNPYERGKVLRRWHDLMIERKEDLARLMTLEMGKPITETRGEVHYAASFIEWCAEEAGRISGERISMRFDHKRGFSAAEPVGIVYAVTPWNFPAGMITRKAAPALAAGCVMIVKPAELSPMTALMLAELWLEAGGPPDTLQVLPTNDATALTAPFMEDERVRKLTFTGSTAVGRLLYTQAARTIKRVSLELGGHAPFVVFDDADLERAAADVVASKFRNAGQTCICTNRVYVQRGVAGEFTRLLAEKTAALTLGDPLDDATQVGPVVEQAGLEKVQAQVQDALARGASAAVGGQARGGLYFEPTILVDVAPDSVILREETFGPVAPVVVFDTEEEALRLANDSEFGLAAYAYTRDLSRAWRVAEALEYGIVGINDGVPSANSPHVPFGGMKNSGVGREGGHWGLEEYLETKFISMGV; encoded by the coding sequence ATGACCCTGACCCTTCCTGATCCCGTGACCCGCCACCAGGCCTATTTCGCCGGAGCGTGGCGCGACGCGCCCGCGACCTTCGAGGTCCGTCACCCGGGGAACGGCCAGAGCATCGGCCGGGTGGCCGACTGCACGCCCGAGCAGGCCCGCCAGGCCATCGACGCGGCCGAAGCGGCGCTGAAGGTCTGGCGGAAGGTGAACCCCTACGAGCGGGGCAAGGTCCTGCGCCGCTGGCATGACCTGATGATCGAGCGCAAGGAGGACCTGGCGCGGCTGATGACGCTGGAAATGGGCAAGCCCATCACGGAGACGCGCGGGGAGGTGCACTACGCGGCGAGCTTCATCGAGTGGTGCGCCGAGGAGGCCGGGCGGATCAGCGGGGAGCGGATCAGCATGCGCTTCGACCACAAGCGCGGGTTCAGTGCGGCCGAGCCGGTGGGGATTGTGTACGCGGTGACGCCGTGGAACTTCCCGGCGGGGATGATCACCCGCAAGGCTGCGCCGGCGCTGGCGGCCGGGTGCGTGATGATCGTGAAACCGGCGGAACTCTCGCCCATGACGGCCCTGATGCTGGCTGAGCTGTGGCTGGAGGCGGGGGGCCCGCCGGACACCCTGCAGGTCCTGCCGACGAACGACGCGACGGCCCTGACGGCGCCGTTCATGGAAGACGAGCGGGTGCGCAAGCTCACCTTCACCGGCAGCACTGCGGTGGGGCGGCTGCTGTACACGCAGGCGGCGAGGACCATCAAACGCGTCTCGCTGGAGCTGGGCGGGCATGCGCCTTTCGTGGTGTTCGACGACGCGGACCTGGAACGCGCGGCGGCGGACGTGGTGGCAAGCAAGTTCCGCAACGCGGGGCAGACCTGCATCTGCACGAACCGGGTGTACGTGCAGCGCGGCGTAGCGGGCGAGTTCACGCGGCTGCTCGCGGAGAAGACGGCGGCACTGACGCTGGGTGACCCGCTGGACGACGCGACGCAGGTGGGCCCGGTGGTGGAGCAGGCGGGCCTGGAGAAGGTGCAGGCGCAGGTGCAGGACGCGCTGGCGCGTGGGGCGAGCGCGGCGGTGGGCGGGCAGGCGCGCGGGGGGTTGTACTTCGAGCCGACGATCCTGGTGGACGTCGCGCCGGACAGCGTCATCCTGCGCGAGGAGACCTTCGGTCCGGTGGCGCCGGTGGTGGTGTTCGACACGGAGGAGGAGGCGCTGCGCCTGGCGAACGACAGTGAGTTCGGGCTGGCGGCATACGCCTACACGCGGGACCTGTCGCGCGCGTGGCGGGTGGCGGAGGCGCTGGAGTACGGGATCGTGGGCATCAATGACGGCGTGCCCAGTGCGAACAGCCCGCACGTGCCGTTCGGCGGCATGAAGAACAGCGGCGTGGGCCGCGAGGGTGGGCACTGGGGGCTGGAGGAGTACCTGGAGACGAAGTTCATCAGCATGGGCGTGTGA
- a CDS encoding ABC transporter permease, whose amino-acid sequence MTRPRPAHRHPPTAPVLLGGVLVGFLLLPVAALLLRGLTPALLLTLVSPVVLDALRVSLLTTTLTLLLTLLLVTPVAWLLARYDFPGKAVLDTLLDLPIVLPPVVAGLGLLLAFGRQGLLGPPLALAGIQLPFTTAAVVLAQLFVSAPYYLRAAKAGFSAVDPDVEAAASIDGASRRAVFRHVTWPLAFPFLLEGLILTWARALGEFGATILFAGSLQGRTRTVTLAIYAALESDLGPALVLSAVMVLLAFGLLLAVRLLSHWRPSLGRAAVIVPE is encoded by the coding sequence ATGACCCGCCCACGCCCCGCCCACCGCCACCCGCCCACCGCTCCTGTCCTGCTCGGCGGCGTCCTGGTCGGCTTTCTGCTTCTCCCGGTCGCCGCTCTCCTCCTGCGCGGCCTCACGCCCGCCCTGCTCCTCACCCTCGTCAGTCCCGTCGTCCTTGACGCCCTGCGGGTCAGCCTCCTCACCACCACCCTGACCCTGCTGCTCACCCTGCTGCTCGTCACGCCCGTCGCCTGGCTCCTGGCCCGCTACGACTTTCCTGGCAAGGCCGTCCTCGACACGCTCCTCGACCTGCCCATCGTCCTGCCGCCGGTTGTCGCCGGCCTCGGCCTCCTGCTCGCCTTCGGCCGCCAGGGCCTGCTTGGCCCCCCGCTCGCCCTGGCCGGCATCCAGCTGCCCTTCACCACCGCCGCGGTCGTTCTCGCCCAACTGTTCGTCTCCGCGCCCTACTACCTGCGCGCCGCCAAAGCCGGGTTCAGCGCCGTGGACCCCGACGTCGAAGCAGCTGCCAGCATCGACGGCGCCAGCCGACGCGCCGTGTTCCGCCACGTCACCTGGCCCCTGGCCTTTCCCTTTCTCCTTGAGGGCCTGATCCTCACCTGGGCCCGCGCCCTCGGAGAATTCGGCGCCACCATCCTTTTTGCTGGCTCCCTCCAGGGGCGCACGCGCACGGTCACGCTGGCCATCTACGCCGCCCTGGAATCCGACCTCGGCCCCGCCCTGGTTCTTTCGGCTGTGATGGTTCTCCTCGCCTTCGGCCTGC